In Triticum aestivum cultivar Chinese Spring chromosome 5B, IWGSC CS RefSeq v2.1, whole genome shotgun sequence, the following proteins share a genomic window:
- the LOC123114191 gene encoding transcription factor bHLH18, producing MDDSNMFIQWAMETLEQEQDAAAAAGDVFPSSLLELDNPAELQNGTHMAAHRHGATDSWSSGDSGAAVAVENDGWSSNCSTNYPAASWNFTSAIPQPPSIIEATPSPPAAPSHVVPELAHRSPPSRKSSGASTGAVPTVQEHVMAERKRREKINRRFIELSTVIPSLKKMDKATILSDAVRYVKEQQEKLKALQDREVRSIDSVVLVKRPFISNDDDGCPSPPPSAAAGGGPPTTRIPLPEIEARISESNVMVRIHCQDGKGVLLTLLAEVEGLHLSITHTNVVSFPASTLIINLMAKVDEGFTVTAEDIVWKLDSALRRHHSGK from the exons ATGGACGACTCGAACATGTTCATCCAGTGGGCCATGGAGACGCTGGAGCAGGagcaggacgccgccgccgccgccggagatgtTTTCCCGTCGTCACTCCTAGAGCTCGACAACCCGGCGGAGCTGCAGAACGGCACGCACATGGCGGCCCACCGACACGGAGCCACCGACAGCTGGAGCTCAGGCGACAGCGGCGCCGCAGTGGCCGTGGAGAACGACGGCTGGTCGTCCAACTGCAGCACCAACTACCCGGCCGCGAGCTGGAACTTCACTTCGGCCATACCACAGCCGCCCAGCATTATCGAGGCCACCCCGAGCCCACCCGCAGCTCCCAGCCACGTCGTGCCGGAGCTGGCGCACAGGTCGCCACCGTCGAGGAAATCCTCCGGCGCCAGTACAGGGGCGGTGCCGACCGTGCAGGAACACGTCATGGCGGAGCGGAAGCGCCGGGAGAAGATCAACCGGCGCTTCATCGAGCTCTCCACCGTCATCCCCAGCCTGAAGAAG ATGGACAAGGCCACCATCCTTTCCGACGCGGTGAGGTACGTCAAGGAGCAGCAGGAGAAGCTCAAGGCACTCCAGGACCGTGAGGTGAGGAGCATCGACTCGGTGGTGCTAGTGAAGAGGCCGTTCATCTCCAACGACGATGATGGCTGCCCGTCACCGCCGCCGTCAGCAGCAGCTGGAGGAGGTCCGCCGACGACAAGGATCCCGTTGCCGGAGATCGAGGCGAGGATCTCGGAGAGCAATGTGATGGTGAGGATCCACTGCCAGGACGGCAAAGGGGTCCTTCTCACGTTGCTCGCCGAGGTCGAGGGGCTCCACCTTAGCATCACGCACACCAATGTCGTGTCTTTCCCGGCTTCCACTCTGATCATAAACCTCATGGCCAAG GTAGACGAGGGCTTCACCGTCACAGCGGAGGACATTGTATGGAAGCTCGACTCTGCTTTGCGCCGGCATCACAGCGGCAAATGA